A DNA window from Natranaerovirga pectinivora contains the following coding sequences:
- a CDS encoding LTA synthase family protein — protein MLKEIINKIKGSKYNKFIKLIFHLGFIISILVKVFYVQYSGKYNLPPFNQEVNNRMLWATFFTILILYSIIQIISFNKTELVLLISNILISILFLADVLYSRYYGMPLGINIILTQMGVVGDISSSVITLIRIKDIIFLIDIPIFIVVLIVISKTKKINWITKISISVSLFIIGVLGFRYIYKDVNHVIYNYERRSIVKDLGVLYYHYYDVKDYIKVEFSRDKSLSEEEYALITDYFYEQTVNEFTGIAKDMNILVIQLEAMQEFVINRTIEGQAITPNINSLIEESIYFNNLYNQVGSGNTSDAEMILNNSLFGYGTGSTYFMFPNNYFSSLGNKLKDNGYETMMFHAYEPSFWNRINIYRNLGFNRFYNIRDYEMTEKKGWSLSDKEFFRQSLDFIEEQANGNPFYGHLITLSTHHPYDAFIHDDFNVGKYQGSMLGNFIKGANYADQAIGLFLEELKERGLYDNTLIVMYGDHSALFEDQASNLFDYLGTDYSHFKWEKLQKVTGLIHIPNDKRKILVDDPAGKIDLLPTIANLMNLEMPYMLGRDTLSDTENPFVIRRNGTLITNEYLYSSQTGSVYDINTGEKLPIDLYREVILGKQEKLRVSDLILKKDAIRQIIKNGD, from the coding sequence ATGTTAAAGGAAATTATTAATAAAATAAAAGGTAGCAAGTATAATAAGTTTATTAAATTGATCTTTCATTTAGGCTTTATTATAAGTATACTAGTAAAAGTGTTTTATGTTCAGTACTCTGGAAAATATAATTTACCGCCCTTTAATCAAGAAGTAAATAATAGAATGTTATGGGCAACTTTTTTTACAATCTTAATCCTATACAGTATCATTCAGATTATATCTTTTAACAAAACAGAGCTAGTATTGCTTATATCAAATATATTAATAAGTATTTTGTTTTTAGCAGATGTGTTATATTCTAGATATTATGGAATGCCTTTAGGAATCAATATTATTTTAACTCAAATGGGTGTAGTTGGAGATATAAGCTCAAGTGTTATAACTTTAATTCGGATAAAGGATATTATTTTTTTAATTGACATACCTATTTTTATAGTAGTTTTAATAGTCATTAGTAAAACTAAAAAAATCAATTGGATCACTAAAATATCCATTAGTGTCAGTCTATTTATTATAGGCGTTCTTGGATTTAGATACATATATAAAGATGTAAACCATGTTATTTATAATTATGAAAGAAGATCCATTGTAAAAGATTTAGGAGTACTTTATTATCATTATTACGATGTAAAAGATTATATTAAAGTAGAATTTAGTAGAGATAAAAGTTTAAGTGAAGAGGAATATGCTTTAATTACTGACTATTTCTATGAACAAACAGTCAATGAATTTACTGGAATAGCAAAAGATATGAACATCTTAGTTATTCAATTAGAAGCTATGCAAGAATTTGTTATTAATCGGACAATTGAAGGGCAAGCAATCACACCAAACATTAATAGTTTGATAGAAGAAAGCATTTATTTTAATAATTTATATAATCAAGTAGGAAGTGGAAATACATCAGATGCTGAAATGATATTGAATAATTCACTATTTGGTTATGGAACAGGATCTACATACTTTATGTTCCCAAATAATTATTTTAGTAGTTTAGGCAATAAATTAAAAGATAATGGTTACGAAACAATGATGTTCCACGCGTATGAGCCTAGTTTTTGGAATAGGATAAATATTTATAGAAATTTAGGGTTCAATAGATTTTATAATATTAGAGACTATGAAATGACGGAGAAAAAGGGATGGAGTTTATCAGATAAAGAGTTTTTTAGACAATCATTAGATTTTATAGAAGAACAAGCAAATGGCAATCCTTTTTATGGTCATTTAATCACATTATCTACGCATCATCCTTATGATGCATTTATACATGATGATTTTAATGTTGGGAAATATCAAGGTTCAATGTTAGGTAATTTTATAAAAGGCGCTAACTATGCAGATCAAGCAATTGGATTATTTTTAGAGGAGTTAAAAGAAAGAGGTCTTTACGACAATACTTTAATTGTTATGTATGGTGATCACTCTGCTCTATTTGAGGACCAAGCCAGTAATCTATTTGATTATCTTGGGACAGATTATTCTCATTTTAAATGGGAAAAATTACAAAAGGTGACTGGTTTAATTCATATACCTAATGATAAAAGAAAAATTTTAGTAGATGATCCAGCTGGAAAAATTGATTTACTACCTACAATAGCTAATTTGATGAATCTAGAAATGCCTTATATGTTAGGAAGGGATACATTAAGTGATACTGAAAATCCTTTTGTTATTAGAAGAAATGGTACTTTAATAACAAATGAGTATTTATATTCAAGCCAAACAGGATCTGTATACGATATAAATACAGGAGAAAAACTCCCAATAGACTTATACAGAGAAGTAATTTTAGGGAAACAAGAGAAGTTAAGGGTTTCAGACTTAATATTAAAAAAAGACGCAATAAGGCAAATTATTAAGAACGGAGATTAA
- the murJ gene encoding murein biosynthesis integral membrane protein MurJ: MKKKSTVNTIAVVISLTLIAKFIGFIRDALIGSRLGQTLQADAYNLSLEATVMTFLSIGTGISITLIPIVAGHLRDKDHINANKVVNNIINSLLVIVFGITIVGLLFSPFVLRVIAPGFEENFMLTVHLTMIMFPALIFIVLAYIFVAYLQGNEIFIVPALISFPGNFLIIFYLFFFFNDYGVYGLAIATLIIWILQFLIQVPSAVKVGYRYKFHMDFKDEVFRKFLITIIPIIFVTGIYQLNILLIDNVFSSTIGKGNVSAIRYANQIYVPTVTVIVYGITAVMFPKFNKSLVTNNVEEFTNSVATVLKSLFFLLIPMTIGLILVSMPLISMIYQRDQFDINAVISVAGVLSSYAFGMLGFGVLDVLNKGFYALKNVKTPVFTGVCILIMNFVFSYFLKSSRIGFLGIPLSTSLSLIIGSIIHLTLFAKAVGILDFKGLLNCLVKSLFAGIFMGIGVYFIRDVIQSYEFKSLFIKQISTIVICGLVGGILYLIFSVIIREENTVGVINQYKARRKKDE; the protein is encoded by the coding sequence ATGAAGAAGAAAAGTACTGTTAATACAATTGCAGTTGTAATTTCGTTAACATTAATTGCAAAATTTATTGGATTTATTCGAGATGCTTTAATAGGAAGCAGATTAGGACAAACATTGCAAGCTGATGCCTATAATTTATCTCTAGAAGCAACAGTAATGACTTTTTTAAGCATAGGAACAGGTATTAGCATAACGCTTATACCAATAGTTGCTGGACATCTTAGAGACAAGGATCATATAAATGCCAATAAGGTGGTTAATAATATTATTAATAGTTTATTAGTAATAGTATTCGGTATAACTATTGTAGGGTTACTATTTTCACCATTTGTTTTAAGAGTTATTGCACCTGGATTTGAAGAAAATTTTATGTTAACAGTACATTTGACAATGATAATGTTTCCAGCATTGATTTTTATTGTTCTTGCATATATATTTGTGGCATATTTACAAGGAAATGAAATTTTTATAGTCCCTGCATTAATAAGCTTTCCAGGGAATTTTCTTATTATATTTTACTTATTCTTCTTTTTTAATGATTATGGCGTTTATGGTTTAGCAATAGCAACACTAATAATATGGATTTTACAATTTTTAATACAAGTTCCTAGTGCAGTTAAAGTAGGTTACAGATATAAATTCCATATGGATTTCAAAGATGAAGTATTTAGAAAATTCCTAATAACAATTATACCTATTATTTTTGTAACAGGGATATATCAATTAAATATTCTTTTAATTGATAATGTGTTTTCTTCTACAATTGGTAAGGGAAATGTTTCTGCAATACGTTATGCAAATCAAATTTATGTACCAACAGTGACGGTTATTGTATATGGTATTACTGCAGTTATGTTTCCCAAATTTAATAAAAGCTTAGTGACAAATAATGTAGAAGAATTTACTAATTCTGTTGCAACTGTTTTAAAAAGCCTTTTTTTCTTACTTATACCAATGACTATTGGTTTAATACTTGTTTCAATGCCTTTGATAAGTATGATTTATCAAAGAGATCAATTCGATATAAATGCAGTTATTAGCGTTGCAGGTGTTTTATCATCATATGCATTTGGTATGTTAGGTTTTGGTGTTTTAGATGTACTAAATAAAGGGTTTTATGCATTGAAGAATGTAAAAACGCCTGTATTTACAGGTGTTTGTATTTTAATAATGAATTTTGTTTTTTCCTATTTTTTAAAATCTAGTAGAATTGGGTTTTTAGGTATACCTTTATCCACATCATTATCTTTAATTATAGGTAGTATCATACATTTAACTTTATTTGCTAAAGCTGTAGGTATTTTAGACTTTAAGGGATTATTAAATTGTTTAGTGAAAAGTCTTTTTGCTGGAATATTTATGGGAATAGGCGTCTATTTTATAAGAGATGTGATACAAAGTTACGAATTTAAAAGTTTATTTATTAAACAAATTAGTACAATAGTCATTTGTGGGCTTGTAGGTGGTATTTTATATCTTATATTTTCAGTAATTATTAGAGAAGAGAATACAGTAGGGGTTATTAATCAATATAAAGCAAGGAGAAAAAAAGATGAATAA
- a CDS encoding DUF5693 family protein: MNKKIFIGIFTILSLLSIFGLVTTLMERNEVERSSHGIEFILDYNEIEKLADASEMDLLYWFRNFYEYGATSVALTEENIHSLARENNIIFFITYDDLLSQRNLGQENKLFSDVEFLDLERYDVIVTTTNPFYYNWIVDQYETFYSDKLITHFITEDKYIIVLNGSREEAIVLRDGLAINQGSNYSTQVERIYSSTVLNLGIGLDERKIQIIAQSGLEILPRLLADGERPKERLASLQQEMDYYNLKPSVMLLTGREVLGFPTHIEEFSNFLLDNNISLGLIETNVQRQHLNYNGLEDLIDYLNKEQLVRVFTTWPYIQERYGYYNYEGPEEIINTYYRAITERNIRIIYFRPFIYETRYVTSEESYRKMFEDLNKRLENHNLYIGEHTPFPVMLSSYYRIMLMTIGVIILGLILLNLIVPLNMLSNLGLLGLGIVGFGCTNFVAPNFSKSILGIIISVVMPCLSIAFLLNGFEKIKKSSKKANLKTIIGKSIYFVVVLSGISLIGGLYLSGLLAETDYIIELRIFRGVKVSQLIPLIIIGMLLIKNFINHKTYNCKEVFNKYLKMTLRVLEAPIKLKYIVYVLVIIMVGYIYIARTGHETNVQPSMLELITRNFLENQLLARPRFKEFLIAVPAIFLSVYFVYYFKYTFAVVFVFIATIGQTSILNTFAHQRTPMYVSVIRTIYGAVYGIVIGLIVLLIFSALHLFLIKQMNRFKKGN, from the coding sequence ATGAATAAGAAAATTTTTATTGGCATTTTTACTATATTGAGTCTTTTAAGTATTTTTGGCTTAGTCACTACATTAATGGAGAGAAATGAAGTTGAACGAAGTAGCCATGGAATTGAATTTATCTTAGATTATAATGAAATAGAAAAACTTGCAGATGCGTCTGAAATGGACTTATTGTATTGGTTTAGAAATTTTTATGAATATGGTGCTACATCTGTAGCTTTAACTGAAGAGAATATACATTCACTAGCAAGAGAAAATAATATTATTTTCTTTATAACATATGATGATTTACTAAGTCAAAGAAATTTAGGTCAAGAAAATAAATTGTTTAGTGATGTTGAGTTTTTAGATTTAGAAAGATATGATGTCATCGTAACCACTACGAATCCATTTTACTATAATTGGATTGTTGATCAATACGAAACTTTTTATAGCGATAAATTAATTACTCATTTCATTACTGAGGATAAATATATTATAGTTCTTAATGGTTCTAGAGAAGAAGCCATAGTATTACGAGATGGTTTAGCAATAAACCAAGGTTCTAATTATAGTACACAAGTTGAAAGAATATATTCATCAACTGTATTAAATCTTGGGATTGGCCTAGATGAACGCAAAATTCAAATCATTGCTCAGTCTGGACTTGAAATCTTACCAAGGTTATTAGCTGATGGTGAAAGACCAAAAGAAAGACTAGCTTCCTTACAACAAGAAATGGATTATTATAATCTTAAACCAAGTGTAATGCTTTTAACGGGGAGAGAGGTTTTGGGCTTTCCAACACACATAGAAGAGTTCTCAAACTTTTTACTGGACAACAATATTAGTTTAGGGTTAATAGAGACAAATGTTCAGAGACAACATTTAAATTATAATGGACTAGAAGATTTAATTGACTATTTAAATAAGGAGCAATTAGTAAGAGTATTTACAACTTGGCCATATATTCAAGAAAGATATGGATATTATAACTATGAAGGTCCTGAAGAAATAATCAATACCTACTATAGAGCCATAACTGAAAGAAATATACGGATCATTTACTTTAGACCTTTTATTTATGAAACTAGATATGTTACGAGTGAAGAATCCTACAGGAAAATGTTTGAAGATTTAAACAAAAGGTTGGAAAATCATAACCTTTATATAGGAGAGCATACGCCATTTCCTGTTATGTTGAGCAGCTATTATAGGATTATGTTAATGACAATTGGTGTTATTATCCTTGGACTTATTTTATTAAATCTAATAGTCCCTCTTAACATGCTAAGTAATTTAGGGTTACTTGGATTAGGTATAGTTGGATTTGGATGTACTAATTTTGTGGCCCCTAATTTTTCGAAAAGTATCTTAGGGATTATCATTAGTGTTGTTATGCCTTGTTTATCCATAGCTTTTCTTCTAAATGGTTTTGAAAAGATTAAAAAGTCTAGTAAAAAAGCAAACTTAAAAACAATTATAGGTAAAAGTATATACTTTGTTGTAGTACTGTCTGGGATATCCTTAATAGGTGGTTTATATCTAAGCGGATTGCTTGCTGAAACAGATTATATTATTGAGCTAAGAATTTTTAGAGGTGTAAAAGTTAGCCAATTAATACCGTTAATAATAATTGGGATGTTGCTTATTAAAAATTTTATCAACCATAAGACTTATAATTGTAAAGAAGTATTTAATAAATATTTAAAAATGACTCTAAGGGTATTAGAAGCGCCTATTAAATTAAAATATATTGTCTATGTATTGGTTATTATAATGGTTGGGTATATTTACATTGCAAGAACAGGACATGAAACCAATGTACAACCTTCTATGCTTGAATTAATTACGAGGAACTTCTTAGAGAATCAATTACTTGCAAGGCCAAGGTTCAAAGAATTTTTAATTGCAGTACCTGCTATTTTCTTAAGTGTTTATTTTGTTTATTATTTTAAGTATACTTTTGCAGTTGTTTTTGTATTTATTGCAACAATTGGACAAACATCTATACTGAACACTTTTGCACATCAAAGAACACCAATGTACGTATCTGTTATTAGAACAATATATGGAGCTGTTTATGGAATTGTTATAGGGTTAATTGTATTATTGATATTTAGTGCGTTACATCTATTTTTGATTAAACAAATGAATAGGTTTAAGAAGGGAAATTAA
- the csaB gene encoding polysaccharide pyruvyl transferase CsaB, which yields MTKILISGYLGFDNSGDESILQAISTSIKESELPIEITALSSNPRKTAKNHQINSLHSFNPFSVLKGILRSDIIISGGGNLLQDKTSSKSLWYYIFIIFLGKVFRKKVMLYSNGVGPLDKKINKKIVKKVINKVDVITLREKLSKEMLIDIGVTNPPIHITADPVFLLKPSEEARIKKILEQEGIQNNKKNIGISVRKWGNENQVKEFAGFCDDIVKNNNMNIVFIPMQYPQDLIVSEQILENMKEKAKIISKHYSSNDQIGIIKEMDIILSMRLHTLIYAGIVSVPMVGIVYDPKIEYYLNQVGMPSIKHIENLSYEEIKSHIINIYNDYEINKKQLGINSKVLKRKAKTNNDYLFNLIKSN from the coding sequence ATGACTAAGATATTAATTTCAGGTTATTTGGGATTTGATAATAGTGGCGATGAATCTATTTTACAAGCCATTAGTACAAGTATTAAGGAAAGTGAATTGCCTATAGAGATTACTGCCCTATCATCAAACCCTAGAAAAACAGCGAAGAATCATCAAATAAATAGCCTACACTCCTTTAATCCCTTTAGCGTACTTAAAGGGATTTTAAGGAGCGATATTATAATTAGTGGTGGCGGAAACTTGTTGCAAGATAAAACAAGTTCAAAATCTCTATGGTATTATATTTTTATAATTTTTTTAGGAAAAGTATTTAGGAAGAAAGTAATGCTCTACTCTAATGGTGTTGGTCCATTAGATAAAAAAATAAACAAAAAAATAGTGAAAAAAGTAATCAATAAAGTTGATGTAATAACATTAAGAGAAAAATTATCTAAAGAGATGCTTATAGATATCGGTGTTACTAATCCACCAATTCATATTACTGCAGATCCTGTTTTCTTATTAAAACCTTCAGAAGAAGCTCGTATTAAAAAGATTCTAGAACAAGAAGGTATACAGAACAATAAAAAAAACATAGGTATATCAGTTAGAAAATGGGGAAATGAGAATCAGGTAAAAGAATTTGCAGGTTTTTGTGATGATATTGTTAAAAACAACAATATGAATATTGTTTTTATTCCTATGCAATATCCTCAGGATTTAATAGTTAGTGAACAAATTTTAGAAAACATGAAGGAAAAGGCTAAGATAATCAGTAAACATTATTCCTCAAATGATCAAATTGGTATTATTAAAGAAATGGATATCATTTTATCTATGCGATTGCATACCTTAATTTATGCTGGGATAGTATCGGTCCCTATGGTTGGAATAGTATATGACCCTAAAATAGAATATTATCTTAATCAAGTAGGAATGCCTAGTATTAAGCATATTGAAAATTTGAGTTATGAAGAGATTAAAAGCCACATTATAAATATTTATAATGATTATGAGATAAATAAAAAACAGTTAGGAATAAATAGTAAGGTATTAAAAAGAAAAGCAAAAACCAATAATGATTATTTGTTTAATCTAATTAAATCTAATTAA
- a CDS encoding WecB/TagA/CpsF family glycosyltransferase: protein MEKKVNIIGIKFNHISMKQAIDLVMGYLVTANEKTHMICTPNPEIVMIAQKEGRLKEIINSSDLVVPDGIGIVKAAKILGNPLPERVAGYDLVQNVFRKISKTVHTVYFLGGAPGVAEIAAKNMMEKHPGLKVIGYQDGYFSQDKEKTIIEEINSLSPDLLLVGFGAPKQEFWISDNKNKLKVKACIGVGGSFDVMSGQIKRAPKWMIKCNLEWFYRLIKQPTRIKRMILLPIFMIKVIFNR from the coding sequence ATGGAAAAAAAAGTTAATATAATTGGTATAAAATTTAATCATATATCTATGAAACAAGCAATAGATTTAGTAATGGGATATTTAGTTACTGCTAATGAAAAGACCCATATGATATGTACCCCAAACCCTGAGATAGTAATGATAGCTCAAAAGGAGGGAAGATTAAAAGAAATAATTAATTCTTCTGATTTGGTTGTTCCAGATGGAATTGGGATTGTAAAAGCTGCTAAGATATTAGGAAACCCCTTGCCAGAAAGAGTTGCAGGGTATGACTTGGTTCAAAATGTTTTTAGGAAAATTTCAAAAACAGTACATACTGTTTACTTTTTAGGGGGAGCACCTGGGGTAGCAGAAATAGCAGCAAAAAATATGATGGAAAAACATCCTGGTCTTAAAGTGATTGGGTATCAAGACGGATATTTTTCACAAGATAAGGAAAAAACTATTATTGAAGAAATAAATTCTTTATCGCCAGATTTATTGTTAGTTGGTTTTGGCGCACCAAAACAAGAATTTTGGATATCTGACAATAAAAACAAATTAAAAGTTAAAGCTTGTATAGGTGTAGGTGGGTCGTTTGACGTAATGTCAGGACAAATTAAAAGAGCACCTAAATGGATGATAAAATGTAATCTAGAGTGGTTTTACAGATTAATTAAACAGCCAACAAGAATAAAAAGAATGATCCTACTACCTATATTTATGATAAAAGTTATTTTTAATAGATAG